The Kiritimatiellia bacterium region CGGCGGATTGCTGATCTTCGCCCTCCTGGTCAATCCGGCCAACACGGCCCGTTTGTTGTCGTTCCGTCTGCCGGTGATTTTTCTGCTCTCGGCCCTGCTTGGCATCGGCGCCTGTCTGGCCGGCCTCGTGTTCTCCTATGTCTGGGATATTCCCACCGGCGGCAGCGTCGTTCTGGTTTCTTCCGGCATGTATCTGCTGGCGTTCCTGATTTCACCTGAAAGGCGCAAACGAAAAGAGGAGGTAAAAACCGATGAAGCAGCGAATAATAATTAAGCGGCAAAAGGAATTTTTCAACCGCCACGCCGAAAAATGGATGGACATGTGGTATCTTGGCCGGAAGGCCGCCGGCCGCCGCCGTTTTCAGCGAGAGTTCAGGCGCCTTTTTGAGCTTGCCCCCATAAAAAAGAACGATGTTATTCTGGACGCCGGCTGCGGGAGCGGGGTGCTGGTTCCCTATATTCTCCGGCGGCTGGGCGCGAAAGGAAAACTGCACGAGGTTGATTACGCCGAGAAAATGATCGCGGTCAACCGCAGTCTGCACAAGGACCCGCGCCTGGAATTTCACGCGGCGGACGTCCATGACCTGCCGCTGGCGGCAAAGTCATGCGACGGCGCATTCTGTTTCTCGTGTTTTCCGCATTTTAGAAACAAGCCAAAAGCCCTGCGTTCCATGCAAAACGTCCTGAAGTCTGGCGGCTGGCTGTTGCTGGCGCATTTTGACTCTCCGGAAGCCTTGAACCATCATCACGCCCATTCCCACCGGGCGGTCAAGCATGACCGCATGCCGGACGAGGCGGGCATGCGCGCGCTCTTTGCGAAGGCCGGCTTAACGGTCGCGCGGCATGTGAATGAAGACGGTTTTTACGCCTTTTTGGCAAAGGCCAAACGGCCGGCGCGTGCGAGCCAAGCAAGGCAAGACTCCAATGACTAAATCATTTTTGATCACCGGCGGCGCCGGATTTCTCGGCATTAATCTTGTCCGCTATTTGCTGGCCAGACAACAGCGGGTAACCGTTCTTGATGCGGCGCCTTTTGATTATCCCGACGTGAAGGAAGGGGTGCGGGTTATCCGCGGCGACATTCGCAATAAGGAAAATGTGAAAACGGCCATGGAAGGCGTTGGGATCGTGGTGCACGCGGCGGCCGCGTTGCCGCTCTACAAGCCGGTTGATATTTATTCCACCGATGTGGAGGGCACGCGGATGGTAATTGAGGAGGCCGCGCGGGAAAAAGTTGAGCGTTTCATCCACATCTCCTCCAC contains the following coding sequences:
- a CDS encoding metal ABC transporter permease, yielding GGLLIFALLVNPANTARLLSFRLPVIFLLSALLGIGACLAGLVFSYVWDIPTGGSVVLVSSGMYLLAFLISPERRKRKEEVKTDEAANNN
- a CDS encoding class I SAM-dependent methyltransferase, producing the protein MKQRIIIKRQKEFFNRHAEKWMDMWYLGRKAAGRRRFQREFRRLFELAPIKKNDVILDAGCGSGVLVPYILRRLGAKGKLHEVDYAEKMIAVNRSLHKDPRLEFHAADVHDLPLAAKSCDGAFCFSCFPHFRNKPKALRSMQNVLKSGGWLLLAHFDSPEALNHHHAHSHRAVKHDRMPDEAGMRALFAKAGLTVARHVNEDGFYAFLAKAKRPARASQARQDSND